The DNA segment AGAATAGTAAGATATAGACCACAACCCTTGTCTTTTGCTTTCTATTCTAACTTCATAAGCTTACACACTTTTAATCCACAATGTATATTTACAGAAGATCCTGAAAAGGCAAATCTCGAATTAAGCAAATTGTTGAAAGAGCTGTCCTGTCCATATAAAGGGCTTGAGGCCGAACTGATGACCAAAAAGGAGCATCTGAAAATCCTTTGTAAGTTTTATTACCCAAACGTCACCACAACAGTCATTCAGagttactatttttattaaacagtgTTTTGTTTGCAGTGTTTTTAGTATCAGAACTTCAGGCCGCACAGATTTTAACAAGCAGAACGTCTCGAGACAAAAAAGGTGAGGAGAAGATCTCGCCTCTTCAAGACCTCCAAGCAATTTGCAAAGTGCTAAAACTCCCAGAGCCAGAACAACAGCAAACAACAGACTTATTTGCAGATATAGAAAATGAGGTAAGTTTACTGCACTTCTTGCATTAAAGAAATtaactttgtttgtttgtttgttctatATGAGCTATCACAGTGTTAATCTatatactccaaaatctatctTTGGCTTGTGACAACAGTATAAAGCATTttgcaggggttttttttgttttgctgtgtaAATGTTGAGCACTTGTTTCAAATGTTGCTTTAGGTAAAGGTTTTGCTGAAGAAAGTTCCAGAGAATCACATTGGAAAACCAGTATTAAAGCAGACCCTTAACAGTGAGCAATGGGTAAGTATTTCACAACAGGCTTTAGTATTACAGAATAGCAGCATAATAGTGAATATAGTGAATATTTGTTTTAGAAACTTATTTCTATAACTTAGAGGTGTGCATTTGTGGAACccctaaaaatatatatatttttgaccCTCTGCAATAAAAGATAGTCAGTTATGAAGACTAGAGGATTAAGAAAGACCATATTCATTAACAGCATAGCTGTTTAAATTACTAACAAAATTTGTatcagtataaataaatgtgagtgGGTTTCAGTCATATGAACACCGCCAGTGTAAGTGGTGACATTTTATGGATTGTAAGTCCTAATAATTGACTTGTTTTTACCCTCAGAGGCAGCTGGAGAAAATGAATAGTGTTCTTTTGGCAGACTATGAGTGTCGCCGGCGCATGCTGATCAAACGCTTGGATGTTACTGTGCAGTCTTTCAGCTGGTCAGACAGAGCCAAGGCATGTTAAACTGcagctttctgttatttttctgtcattgtttgtgttttggcaCCACTTAGTGAAGTATTGTAAAAAGTTTTGAGTTTAGGGTCAGTAGAAATTCATATCCAGTATTCATTTACCAGgccattttattaggaacactgtAGTAACATTGGTTAGTATGACCCTTTGCTGTCAGATCggtttcatttcttttgtaaaaTGGATTTCATTAATATCAGAAACAGTCATTTGCATCACAtaattgctgcagatttgtcagaTGCACTTTATTGCTGTGTGTCTCCTGCTTTACCACACCCCAAAGATGCTCAGTGGACCATTGTAGTACACTGAGCTCATTGTTGTGGAACCAGTTGGAGAGAATTTCTGCCTCTGTGACTTGATTAGAGTGAGAGTAGCTATTAGCAGATGGCATGTGTGGTCAGCAGCACCACTCATATACTGTGGCATTCGAATAATGCTGCATAAAATTGGTTTTATGGGTGCAGTCTGTGCCAACAAAACACTCCCCACACCATTATACCACTAATACCAATCTGAACTGTTAACACAAGTCTTTTTAGGTTGATGATCTCTGGCTGTTGATGCCAAATTCTAACCCAGCCATCTGCATGGCACAGCAGAAATTCAAATTCGTCAGACAAGCTGACGTTTCGGTGCGCTTGTGTCCACTGCAACTTCATAGTCTTGTTTTTAGCAGATATGGGTGGACCGAGATATGGTGTTTAGCTATTGTAGTCTGTGTAATGCAATGcttttttccttaccacagttTTGGTTATTTGACTTATTATAACTTTCATGCCAGCTCAAaccataatcataatcatttttttttaatgtttgattAAATCATCAACTTCTACTTGTGTGATTTATgcatgatgctgccacatgattgctTGATTGGAGAAGTGCATACATGCCCAGGCTTACAGGCGTTTTTTAATGAAGTGGGCAGTGAATATCAGCCGAGTAAATTCCATTCATTCCTTTTTATCAGGCAAAAACTGACACAATGGCCAGAGCCTATCAGCCAAAGAGACACTCACTAACATTAAAATCATCAATAAGCCTTGCTCACCTCCTGGCTGCACGGGACGACATCTGCAACTTGGTGAAAAGTACCAGCAAGTCGTGCAGAGAGAGGACTGCCTGTGCTGTAAACAAGGTGAGTGCAAATCAGATTGTGGCAGTTTAAGCGTCTCTGTATTTTTGTGgtgatgtatatatttgtgaCACTTGGGTGGGTACAGGGAGGAAACAGGAGACAggtttgcaatttttttttaatatgcaaaaataatttcactgttctgtaaagTAGAGTAACAAGTAAAATATAGTACATGTGACAACTAAAaagcacatttctttctttctttctttctttctttctttctttctttctttctttctttgtctcaaATCTTTCTTAccagatagatatagatataaatatatatacacttcagTTTTTGCAGTCTCAATGAACTCTCATACCATGGTGATATATAATCATTGAgtgtctttattttaaatctgaaCAGTAATAGGCATAAAGGAATTGTAGTTGGTGTCTctcagtgttggacagtaaggaaataaatgtaatttgttacttaagtagctttatgtgtatgtgtactttacttaagtatttcCACTTTAACttctacatttcaaagttaaatattttactttttactaaactacattttacaaaatcagtcgtttctaTTTATCAGTGgaaaaaatgtaactggtcaaacatgcagcaaGCCATCAATCAGAGTAGAGCGCGCCCTGTTTTAAACTAGTTTCGATAGCCGCTTTGtggtatctactgatcaccaacatacagttcagcatcagttcaacagcaagcagaacattttgagaggaataaatgatggaagaatctacagactctaacttgccacaacacaacctacaacttttttttaagtggttgAAAAGACGGGTTTGGGCGCATGATTATTTTAATGGATATCAAACAgttttgattaattaatatcattcaattaatagattggtgtgctaagaataacagagtcttttcacataaactgagttgattttGGAAGagtctttatattatattatattatattatattaagaacattacagccataataaatcaataaatacaatttgtatatttaagttaatttaaaggcaaatacttttgtacttttactcatgtGAACGTTTAAAGAGAGCGTTTTTACTAGAGTAATAATTTACAGAGAGTctctacatggtttgtgtactttatctACCACTGGTTTCTGTTATTTGTAAGCTCTGTCAACCATTATTTAGTTAACTAAAATAAATTCCCATGTTGCATTAAATAGTATAAATCCAGCCATTCCTCAGCTCAGGATTTTTCTGTTTGCTAATTAATCCCCAGGTGCTGATGGGAAGGGTTCCTGATCGAGGTGGAAGACCCTCAGAGATTGAAGCTCCTCCCCCCGAGATGCCGCCCTGGCAGAAGCGACAagatggaggaggaagaggacgaGGGGGTGGTGGATATGGAGGCGGAGGACACAGAGGTGGATATGGAGGAAGCAGACATGGGGGTAGAGGATATGGAGGAGGTGGACATGGGAGTGGATGGGGCCAAGGTGGAGGTCGAAACCAGGGGAGAAGGGGCGGTGAAGGGGGTTATTATCgttaatagttttttatttatttattattttttttactgacaatAAGTACAGTATTTAAATGAACATGCATATGATTAGGTGTGTTGCATTGTTTTTTGTGTCTATCACAAACATGATCAGAGACTGAATGTGTCCTGAAACAGAAAacataaatttatttaaattactcCAGTGCAATGCATTGGttcagataaaaacaaaaaaaaaaagcaagaaggTTATAGAAATAGAGATAATAACCTACAATACatatttttacatgattttgAAAATAGGAAAGGTGAGAAACATGTCTGTAATCTTATACGGATGTAGTTAGCTTTATGTTTTTGTTAGTTTTCCGGGGCACATTCACTTTTTAAATTCATCTTTTGTGGTACTTGCatgcactttttattttcaactaGACATGTGTAATGGATCTTGGGGATCAGCATTCTGTTCGATTAGTTTAGAATAACGAAGACATGACGTTGCTATAACGGGGCAGCACTTTGTCCAAATAAAGCTGCTACAATCCAGCACCTCTGCAGGTGACATTTATTTTacgatgctttttttttttgttttgtgcattaCTCAAGTTTATTCAGTcgaataaatgtatttctgatAAATCCATAACACACTACTGGAAAAGAAAACCGATTATTATTTAAGAAAATGCATGTATGTCAGATACTGCAATGTGAAGAAATCTTTTTGCCGGTAGATCAGTCAATAAACTTTaatgttgattattttagtCTGTGAGCGTTTCGAATTGAAATGTAGCACAAAGTCTGCCAGTTTTGGTAGAATGTTTGTGTGGGCAAGCAAAACAATTTGTTAGATCTTTCATTTCATCCATACAaaagctcaaaaaaaaaaaaacactagtaGGTGGAAGTCTGAAAgaagcatctttttttattatagtaattCAAATAGCTTGTTCATATGATGTCAAGCTTAAAAAGGCAGAAAAACTAGATCTGAATTTGTTCTATGCAAGTGTCAAGAAAAGCTCCTTAGGTATATTATTTGGGGATCTAAAAACGGCCCGAGCTGAAAACATGAACATGCTGGTTTATTGCTGAATCTGAGGTAAGAGCACTTGAAACTGACTTGCAGCTGAAGCCTAAATGCGCCTCATtacttataaataatacaaaataggCTTGAAGTGACCACCCATGTAGTGCAGGGTACATTtaataatatcaaaatatttatCAAAGGTTTGTTCAGCCAAAAGGTAAAGCCTTTTTAACATaaccatatacattttttacacaatttttcaATCAATATTCTTTactaacttttttatttagataaagTTCACTGGTGAGCCAGAGCCTATCCTAGTAACACTGGGCATGAGGCATTAATACACCCTAAAACCAAATTCATGTATACATACTCCTACTTGTTCAAACCTAAGGGCAATGTAATGTACCCATTACACCTACTGGAATGTTAATGGGAGGTGGCAGGAAATCAAAGAAGCCAAATAAAACCCATATGGACATAAGGTGAACATGAAAACTCTGCAGATTATTAACCTGAGCTTAGGATCAAATGGGGAACACCGGAGCTGTAAAATCGCAACATTAATTGCTACACCACTGTGCCCTTAAACATAATCTAGTGTCATAACTGTAAcatatatgcatatatcatAATGCCATTTCCTTCTCTGATGCTTCAACCATGTTTGTAGCATGCTTGACTATAATACTTTGATACTCTGATACTGCTTTTCCCAGAAATAGTAGGAGCTTTGAATCTTTTAAATGtgcaatataaaacaattaagtCATTAATGTTGATATCTACAACGCTGATTACCCATCACGCATGGTGCCTAAAGCAtggacaaaataaatataaaaaaatataaaatataaaaaaaaggtcacagATCAACTACAAAGTAAGTtggttaaaataaacataattaattaGTAAATTAATGttcacaattgtacagaataaaatgcaataataattattcGTGTTTGGAAGAAAGTGTGAAACCATAGCCTACAATTTGAGATATAAAtaggataaataaatattaatctacattaaattttaaatctaTTACAATCATGCATATTGTGCTCagatcttgtttttatttatggcaTAACGATACAGTCAATGATATAATCAGGATAACTAAAtctttttgttaatttaatgGAAGATTCACACAAAACTTGCCTATATACTGGTGAAATTTTAACTTgcttaatatttcttttagtaAACCTAAATGTTTGTTGTATTTATGTAGTATATTTTGACAGTGCGTTCATAATCTATACTCAAATTATAAACTGGACATTCTGAGTGATTCCAAATTTGTTAATAATCGTTCACTGTGACAATCCAAACGTTCTCTGTTACAGTAATGGCCACATCTCCAGTAGTATTACTGAGTCATCTCCATGGACAGCAAAAGCTCAATGGTTAATGTTCCTTGTTGTGAGTTTGAATACCTGCTATGCATAATGTGTGGATTCTACATCTCTTTTATGTCACTACCAAATAAGTTGCAGGCCGCTTCTGTGGAGGAAGTCCTAAAATAATGCATGTTTAGATTCATAGTATATAACGGTTTTATCTGTATTAGGAACAAGTTTATTGCATTTCTCATAAATCATGACAATATTAACAACTGGTGTAAAACATCAAAGCAAACTAAGTTAATTTTTcaggtaaagaaataaaaaaactcacaacaataataaacaactCACAATTATACTGATCTCAAGTGGAAAGTTGTTTGTTATTACACCATCTGACCAACCCCAGACATTTTGTTGTTACCGAATACTAACAAATAGgctaaatacacaaaacaagctgatatttgtatgcaatatataa comes from the Silurus meridionalis isolate SWU-2019-XX chromosome 8, ASM1480568v1, whole genome shotgun sequence genome and includes:
- the fam98b gene encoding protein FAM98B isoform X1; the encoded protein is MESDILDGLDQVGYSGSLDEKTLSAACEQGFYSQEFAHVCTWISSKLHQHCDGKDQKSEIIEDPEKANLELSKLLKELSCPYKGLEAELMTKKEHLKILLFLVSELQAAQILTSRTSRDKKGEEKISPLQDLQAICKVLKLPEPEQQQTTDLFADIENEVKVLLKKVPENHIGKPVLKQTLNSEQWRQLEKMNSVLLADYECRRRMLIKRLDVTVQSFSWSDRAKAKTDTMARAYQPKRHSLTLKSSISLAHLLAARDDICNLVKSTSKSCRERTACAVNKVLMGRVPDRGGRPSEIEAPPPEMPPWQKRQDGGGRGRGGGGYGGGGHRGGYGGSRHGGRGYGGGGHGSGWGQGGGRNQGRRGGEGGYYR
- the fam98b gene encoding protein FAM98B isoform X2 translates to MESDILDGLDQVGYSGSLDEKTLSAACEQGFYSQEFAHVCTWISSKLHQHCDGKDQKSEIIDPEKANLELSKLLKELSCPYKGLEAELMTKKEHLKILLFLVSELQAAQILTSRTSRDKKGEEKISPLQDLQAICKVLKLPEPEQQQTTDLFADIENEVKVLLKKVPENHIGKPVLKQTLNSEQWRQLEKMNSVLLADYECRRRMLIKRLDVTVQSFSWSDRAKAKTDTMARAYQPKRHSLTLKSSISLAHLLAARDDICNLVKSTSKSCRERTACAVNKVLMGRVPDRGGRPSEIEAPPPEMPPWQKRQDGGGRGRGGGGYGGGGHRGGYGGSRHGGRGYGGGGHGSGWGQGGGRNQGRRGGEGGYYR